One Fontisphaera persica DNA window includes the following coding sequences:
- a CDS encoding ABC transporter permease, with protein MLYHQFRGELWKLFGKKRTYIGFAMFLLAQNAISLGFKFTTATGHIERLLNQNGYLAESFISALTIAVIMMVMIAIFLLPLYSALVGGDFVAKESEDGTLRMILCRPISRWRLLAVKWLAGCVFSALLVLALGGFGLLSARLWFPWGGLFVFAPEQSIFSVFNAQDGFARYLLAQVFLIPEAVTIMTLAFMFSCFNIKPAAATILAMSVVLISFILQHIPYFRDYQNWILTYHLNIWVFIFEETIPWWRIGQSLSLLVGFNATFFMIGATVFHLRDIKS; from the coding sequence CGCGGCGAGCTGTGGAAGTTGTTTGGCAAAAAGCGCACCTACATCGGCTTTGCCATGTTTCTCCTCGCCCAAAACGCCATCAGTCTCGGCTTCAAATTCACCACCGCCACCGGCCACATTGAACGCTTGCTGAACCAGAATGGCTACCTGGCCGAGTCCTTCATCAGTGCCCTGACCATTGCGGTCATCATGATGGTCATGATTGCCATCTTCCTCCTCCCGCTTTATTCGGCCCTGGTGGGGGGTGATTTCGTAGCCAAGGAAAGCGAGGACGGCACCTTGCGCATGATTCTCTGCCGCCCCATCTCCCGCTGGCGCCTGCTGGCGGTCAAGTGGCTCGCCGGCTGTGTCTTTTCCGCGCTCCTGGTCCTGGCGCTCGGCGGCTTTGGCCTGCTGTCCGCCCGCCTCTGGTTTCCCTGGGGCGGCCTCTTCGTTTTCGCCCCGGAGCAATCCATCTTCAGCGTGTTCAACGCCCAGGACGGCTTTGCCCGTTACCTCCTGGCCCAGGTTTTCCTCATCCCCGAAGCCGTGACCATCATGACGCTGGCCTTCATGTTCAGTTGTTTCAACATCAAGCCCGCCGCCGCCACCATCCTGGCCATGTCCGTCGTGCTCATCAGCTTCATCCTCCAACACATCCCCTACTTCCGCGATTATCAAAACTGGATTCTCACCTACCACCTGAACATCTGGGTTTTCATCTTCGAGGAAACCATCCCCTGGTGGCGCATCGGCCAGTCCCTGAGCCTGCTGGTGGGATTCAACGCCACCTTTTTCATGATTGGCGCCACCGTCTTCCACCTGCGCGACATCAAAAGTTGA